One Exiguobacterium acetylicum DNA segment encodes these proteins:
- a CDS encoding sensor domain-containing diguanylate cyclase yields the protein MQAQHQHVIANWNNPQKLKEITRTVKESNFNFNSVTIIDADGVGKANTPDLQLVGKTVDTEGVRTGLELKKNFTSKPYTGTNQKLMLIVSTALYKDGKYYGMMNGLVWLREKNFLTHLLEATYGNEQHDVAVYDATGTYIYHKNQDWIGTKAYKNQATIDLAAGKSGKSVIEDRTGRQLFAGYTTVAKNDWRIISMTPVSKALAPAKFTGIKAASIGLPFVLISFLVLIGLILFITRPLNRLANLDYSKPIDEVIQEAQVLYSPYREVEQLRHMILSFAKNQRNLLRDLEDIAVTDPMTGLANRRRLNQLGQMIKENKEPFGYILLDIDRFKNVNDTYGHLMGDQVLIRLAEVMRAITPTSGLPIRIGGEEFAIILQETSPEEIFSFAETLRRSVEQTDFPVPQKITISIGAGYLDCDSCSISTFYNEVDQQLYKAKEQGRNRVETVYIVKGEKHIS from the coding sequence TTGCAAGCTCAACATCAACATGTGATTGCGAACTGGAATAATCCACAGAAATTAAAGGAAATTACACGCACGGTAAAAGAATCAAATTTTAATTTCAACTCTGTCACGATCATTGATGCGGATGGAGTTGGGAAAGCCAATACGCCTGATCTGCAACTTGTCGGAAAAACAGTCGATACAGAAGGAGTTCGAACTGGTTTAGAGTTAAAGAAAAACTTCACATCAAAACCGTATACCGGAACGAATCAAAAGTTGATGCTAATCGTCTCGACTGCTTTATATAAAGATGGAAAATACTATGGGATGATGAATGGGCTCGTCTGGTTGCGTGAAAAAAACTTTTTAACGCATTTGCTCGAAGCCACATATGGAAATGAGCAACATGATGTCGCCGTTTACGATGCCACAGGTACGTACATTTATCACAAGAATCAGGACTGGATCGGAACGAAAGCGTATAAAAATCAAGCGACCATTGATCTTGCTGCTGGGAAATCGGGGAAAAGTGTCATCGAGGATCGAACAGGGAGACAGTTATTTGCTGGGTATACCACTGTTGCGAAGAATGATTGGCGAATCATCTCGATGACACCTGTATCGAAAGCACTGGCTCCTGCTAAATTTACAGGAATTAAAGCTGCAAGCATTGGATTACCATTTGTTCTGATTTCATTTCTCGTCCTAATCGGTTTAATCCTATTTATTACAAGACCTCTTAACCGTCTAGCAAACCTTGATTATAGCAAGCCGATCGATGAAGTCATACAAGAAGCGCAGGTTCTTTACTCGCCTTATCGTGAAGTCGAACAACTTCGACATATGATTCTCTCATTCGCAAAAAATCAACGGAATTTGCTACGCGATCTGGAAGATATAGCGGTCACGGATCCCATGACAGGTCTTGCGAATCGAAGACGATTGAATCAATTGGGTCAAATGATTAAGGAAAATAAGGAACCTTTCGGCTATATTTTATTAGATATCGATCGATTTAAAAACGTAAATGATACGTATGGTCACCTTATGGGAGATCAAGTGTTGATTCGTTTGGCTGAAGTGATGCGCGCAATCACACCGACTTCAGGTCTTCCGATTCGAATTGGAGGAGAAGAGTTTGCAATCATCCTTCAAGAGACATCCCCGGAAGAAATTTTCTCATTTGCTGAGACATTGCGTCGATCGGTCGAGCAGACTGATTTTCCGGTCCCTCAAAAAATTACGATTTCAATCGGTGCAGGTTATCTGGATTGCGATTCTTGTAGCATCTCGACTTTCTATAATGAAGTCGATCAGCAATTATATAAAGCAAAAGAACAAGGACGAAATCGTGTGGAAACAGTCTATATTGTAAAAGGCGAAAAGCATATTTCCTGA
- a CDS encoding DNA/RNA non-specific endonuclease: MKISYITTPLAFLLMAGCTDTDTTSPTQDTTEQATQQDDSTSKEVTTNKDANQSTEQTVDATKDKQAKDTKSSTKSTATLASDTLKGYKKIEVDGGDLSGSRQANVVVDIGFGDRKYWAFTNEHGQLIRVIAKKIVLQDDAMEEVMSDGRYYSDEAKVPGVERTELDEGHIIADSLGGVSNAYNITPQDSTLNRHGDQAYMEDIIRKAGGATNFEAQITYPNTSTMIPSAYQYTYTVRGNTVIDRFKNSNPDETNAALGLTKKKETKTEAKTKLTHGTETTEDVSRVDTDGNGQVTIQEAKDAGFAMPITEKEWLYKYMRDNDHDGMVGE, from the coding sequence ATGAAAATATCTTACATAACAACTCCCCTTGCTTTTCTATTAATGGCAGGATGCACGGATACGGACACGACTTCGCCTACGCAAGATACGACAGAGCAAGCTACGCAGCAGGACGATTCGACTTCAAAAGAAGTAACTACAAACAAAGATGCGAATCAGAGCACGGAACAGACAGTGGATGCTACAAAGGATAAACAAGCGAAGGATACAAAGTCCTCAACGAAGTCAACAGCGACACTAGCGAGTGACACCCTCAAAGGATACAAGAAGATCGAGGTCGATGGTGGAGACCTATCTGGTAGTCGCCAAGCGAACGTCGTCGTTGATATCGGATTCGGTGACCGGAAGTATTGGGCTTTCACAAACGAACACGGTCAGTTAATCCGCGTCATTGCGAAGAAAATCGTCCTCCAGGATGATGCGATGGAAGAGGTCATGAGTGACGGACGCTACTACTCTGATGAAGCGAAGGTTCCTGGCGTCGAGCGCACGGAGCTTGATGAAGGACACATCATCGCGGATTCGCTCGGCGGCGTCTCGAACGCCTACAACATCACACCGCAGGACAGTACACTAAATCGTCATGGTGACCAGGCGTACATGGAGGACATCATACGCAAGGCGGGTGGCGCGACGAACTTTGAAGCGCAAATCACTTATCCAAACACGTCTACCATGATCCCATCCGCATATCAGTATACCTACACGGTCCGAGGGAACACCGTCATTGATCGGTTCAAGAACAGTAATCCAGACGAGACGAATGCCGCACTCGGTCTGACGAAGAAAAAGGAGACGAAAACAGAAGCGAAAACGAAGTTGACTCATGGTACTGAAACGACAGAGGATGTCTCGCGCGTCGATACCGATGGGAATGGTCAAGTGACGATTCAAGAGGCGAAGGATGCCGGCTTCGCGATGCCAATCACGGAAAAAGAATGGCTGTACAAGTATATGCGGGACAATGACCATGACGGCATGGTAGGAGAGTAA
- a CDS encoding YolD-like family protein: MPEHKGLLKRYYQEVHHFKFEDTEGPIDRTIENALNDAIFSGDIVTVTAMNGPLTYRFDAFVEKLDYVQEEVHLVKRNLDVEIVPFKQLLSVTLTI; encoded by the coding sequence ATGCCTGAACACAAAGGTTTGTTGAAACGCTACTATCAGGAGGTACATCATTTTAAATTCGAGGATACAGAAGGACCGATCGATAGGACGATTGAGAACGCGTTGAACGACGCGATCTTTAGTGGAGACATCGTCACGGTGACGGCGATGAATGGTCCATTGACGTATCGGTTCGATGCATTTGTTGAGAAGCTCGATTACGTACAGGAAGAGGTCCATCTCGTAAAACGGAATCTCGATGTCGAAATCGTTCCATTCAAGCAACTATTGAGCGTTACTCTAACAATATGA
- the relB gene encoding type II toxin-antitoxin system RelB family antitoxin, giving the protein MSTISVRLDDQDTRLIKEYAKAKNITISTLVRDAVLDRIEDEIDLQLYHDSMAAHRKKSEAISFDDMMKELDLE; this is encoded by the coding sequence ATGAGTACCATTTCCGTACGTTTAGATGATCAGGATACACGACTCATCAAGGAATATGCGAAAGCAAAGAACATCACGATTTCCACACTTGTCCGCGATGCCGTCCTCGACCGCATCGAAGATGAGATTGATTTACAACTCTATCATGATTCCATGGCAGCACACCGTAAAAAATCAGAAGCGATCTCTTTCGACGATATGATGAAGGAACTTGATTTAGAATGA
- a CDS encoding type II toxin-antitoxin system RelE family toxin: MTTYKVEFERGAQKSLKKMDPQQTRIIMSWIKKNLVGTDDPRRHGKGLVSNRSGEWRYRIGDYRLIADIQDEKVVILILEIGHRRDIYK, encoded by the coding sequence ATGACGACATACAAAGTGGAGTTCGAGCGCGGAGCTCAAAAGTCTCTCAAGAAGATGGATCCCCAACAAACGCGGATCATCATGTCCTGGATCAAGAAGAATCTGGTCGGGACGGATGATCCGCGTCGTCATGGTAAGGGACTCGTCTCGAACAGATCGGGTGAATGGCGTTATCGCATCGGTGATTATCGTCTGATTGCTGACATCCAGGATGAAAAAGTCGTGATCTTAATTCTTGAAATCGGTCATCGTCGTGACATTTATAAATAA
- a CDS encoding heavy metal translocating P-type ATPase, translating to MDHHIHHEHTHHEDQQMSASHHEHEGMIGDFKKRFLVSLMLTIPILLLSKMIQEWSGINISFPYDDVVLLLLSTIVYFYGGWPFLKGSLDEMKQKNPGMMMLIALAISVAYFYSVGIILGLGEGHDFFWELATLIDIMLLGHWIEMKSIMGASNALQELVKLLPSIAHRIDDEKIEDIAVSELQTGDVILIKPGEQVPVDGKIIKGATTVDESMLTGESLPIEKKMDDNVIAGSINQEGSLTVETKNTGEGTYLSKVIELVSEAQASKSKTQNLANRAAKILFYVAVFAGVLTFIIWLALGYPLSIAIERMVTVMVISCPHALGLAAPLVVSVSTALSAKKGLLIRNRTQFEEARKLDAIIFDKTGTLTQGNFGVTDLMPVDEISSNELLRLAAGVERSSQHPLAKGVVKRAEELQLSLPSIEDFMSITGVGLEGKVEGTLIRVVSPRYIRQEKITVDELAFEKLSEEGKTVIFVLKNKQLLGMIALADLVREEAKETVTALKNKGINSIMLTGDNKKVAHWVAKQLGIDEVHAEVLPDDKSRQVKNIQLEGRKVAMVGDGINDAPALAQADVGIAIGSGTDVAVETADIVLVRSNPKDVLSILELSRSTYNKMIQNLWWAAGYNVITIPLAAGVLASYGVILSPAIGAVLMSLSTVIVAVNARTLKI from the coding sequence ATGGATCACCATATCCATCACGAACATACTCATCATGAAGACCAACAAATGAGTGCTTCACATCATGAACATGAAGGAATGATCGGAGACTTCAAGAAAAGATTTCTCGTATCGTTAATGTTGACCATTCCAATCCTGCTACTTTCCAAAATGATTCAAGAATGGTCGGGTATCAACATTAGCTTTCCATATGACGACGTTGTTTTGCTTTTGCTATCCACAATTGTCTACTTCTACGGTGGATGGCCGTTCTTAAAAGGTAGCTTAGACGAAATGAAACAAAAAAATCCGGGGATGATGATGTTGATCGCTTTAGCGATTAGTGTTGCATACTTTTATAGTGTGGGCATCATCTTAGGTCTAGGAGAGGGACATGACTTTTTCTGGGAGTTAGCAACGCTCATAGATATTATGCTTTTAGGACATTGGATTGAAATGAAGTCAATCATGGGCGCGTCTAACGCGCTACAAGAATTAGTCAAATTGTTACCCAGTATTGCGCATCGAATTGATGATGAAAAAATAGAAGATATTGCGGTGTCGGAATTACAGACTGGTGACGTGATTCTGATCAAACCTGGGGAGCAAGTTCCAGTTGACGGTAAGATAATAAAAGGAGCAACAACAGTTGATGAATCGATGCTGACAGGTGAATCTCTTCCCATCGAAAAGAAAATGGACGACAACGTAATTGCTGGCTCCATTAATCAAGAAGGAAGCTTGACTGTTGAAACGAAAAATACAGGTGAAGGCACGTATTTATCGAAAGTGATCGAATTAGTCAGCGAAGCGCAGGCATCTAAATCTAAAACACAAAATTTAGCGAATCGTGCAGCAAAAATTCTCTTCTATGTCGCTGTTTTTGCCGGTGTGTTGACATTTATCATTTGGCTTGCATTAGGATATCCGCTCAGCATTGCTATCGAACGTATGGTGACTGTCATGGTTATTTCGTGTCCCCATGCACTAGGACTTGCAGCGCCATTGGTCGTCTCTGTCTCGACGGCGCTGTCTGCTAAGAAAGGTTTATTGATTCGAAATAGGACGCAGTTTGAAGAGGCACGGAAATTAGACGCCATTATTTTTGATAAGACAGGTACTTTGACGCAAGGTAATTTTGGTGTGACGGATTTGATGCCGGTTGATGAAATTTCCTCAAACGAACTACTTCGTCTAGCAGCGGGAGTCGAACGTTCATCACAACATCCTCTTGCTAAAGGTGTAGTAAAAAGAGCAGAAGAGCTACAACTATCACTTCCGTCGATTGAAGATTTTATGTCTATTACAGGAGTCGGATTGGAAGGGAAAGTAGAGGGTACGTTAATTCGTGTAGTGAGTCCTCGATATATTCGTCAAGAAAAAATAACGGTTGATGAGCTCGCTTTTGAAAAATTATCTGAAGAAGGAAAGACTGTCATATTTGTATTGAAAAACAAGCAATTACTAGGAATGATTGCACTTGCTGATTTAGTAAGAGAAGAAGCGAAAGAGACTGTGACTGCTCTTAAAAATAAAGGCATAAATTCAATCATGCTCACTGGTGACAATAAAAAGGTTGCACATTGGGTTGCCAAACAGTTGGGTATTGACGAAGTTCATGCAGAAGTTTTACCTGATGATAAATCAAGACAAGTAAAGAACATTCAATTGGAAGGTAGGAAAGTAGCCATGGTGGGTGATGGCATTAATGATGCACCCGCACTGGCACAAGCTGACGTAGGGATTGCGATTGGTAGTGGAACCGACGTGGCAGTCGAAACCGCTGATATCGTACTGGTCAGAAGTAATCCGAAAGATGTTCTCTCTATCCTTGAACTTTCCCGAAGCACTTATAACAAAATGATTCAAAACCTATGGTGGGCAGCTGGTTATAATGTTATAACAATACCACTAGCAGCCGGCGTTCTAGCTTCCTATGGTGTGATCTTATCCCCAGCCATTGGGGCAGTACTAATGAGTCTTAGCACCGTCATTGTTGCTGTAAATGCTAGAACGTTAAAAATATGA